TGGGAGGATCGCCCGCCAAACCCGACGGCGCCCTCCGGGAAGCAGGATCTCCAATGGTGGGAAAGGCTGCCGCCAACGCCTTCGTGTACGGATGGGTGGCGTTCTGAAAGACGTCCAGACTCGGCCCCTGCTCAACAATCCGACCGGCGTACATGATCGCCAGACGATCGGCGACATAGGTGAGCACCGAAAGGTCGTGGGTGATAAAGATGAGACTCAGCGAACTCTCCTTTCGCAACTCGGCAATGAGCGCCAAAACCTGCGCCTGGACCATAAGGTCCAAAGCGGTCGTTGGTTCGTCGGCGATCAGTAGCTGCGGGTCGCAAGCGAGAGCCATCGCTATGAGAACTCTCTGCCGCTGACCTCCGGAGAGCTGATGCGGATAGGCCTCCAGAAGATTCGCCGAAAGCCCTACCCGTTCGAAGAGTTGACGGCTTCGGGCCCGCGCCTCGTCGTCGGAAGCGACCGTCTCGTGGACGTGCATCGGCTCACGAACCTGCCCGCCGGCCGTCTGCACCGGATTCAACGCATGAAGCGCACCCTGGAAAACGATCGCGCCGGTCGTCCACCTTACGGCGCGCAGACCTCCCGGGGACAAAGCGAACAGATCCTGGCCGTCGATGATCACCTCCCCCGATGTGACAGTCCCCTCCGGCAGTAACCGGAGCAGAGAGTTGGCCAGTGTGGATTTGCCACATCCCGACTCACCGGCCAGACCAAGAGATTCACCGACAGCAAGATCAAACGAAACACCCCGGACAGCCGGCACCGGACCCGCCGACGAGTTGTACGTAATCGTCAGATCCTTGACGGAAAGCACCGGCCGACTCATCGCGCCTGCCCTAACCGTGGATCGGCGATCTCCTCAAGGGTTCTTCCGATCAGGGTGAACGCCAACACGACCGCCAGAATGCCGACGCCGGCCGGAAGGAAGTACCACCAGGCGTTCCTGACCATCGCTCCGTTGACGAACGCCTCTTCAAGCGTCTTGCCCCAAGAGGCCGACGAGGGATCTCCGAGGCCGAGAAACGAGAGGGTCGTTTCGGTCAGGATGGAAATCGGCACTGCCAGCGTGGCGTTGGCCAGGATCAGTCCACTCACATTGGGGAGGATGTG
This portion of the Acidimicrobiia bacterium genome encodes:
- a CDS encoding ABC transporter ATP-binding protein; its protein translation is MSRPVLSVKDLTITYNSSAGPVPAVRGVSFDLAVGESLGLAGESGCGKSTLANSLLRLLPEGTVTSGEVIIDGQDLFALSPGGLRAVRWTTGAIVFQGALHALNPVQTAGGQVREPMHVHETVASDDEARARSRQLFERVGLSANLLEAYPHQLSGGQRQRVLIAMALACDPQLLIADEPTTALDLMVQAQVLALIAELRKESSLSLIFITHDLSVLTYVADRLAIMYAGRIVEQGPSLDVFQNATHPYTKALAAAFPTIGDPASRRAPSGLAGDPPTPGALPSGCPFHPRCPLAEDRCRTIEPDLRSSGPGREAACVLI